The Festucalex cinctus isolate MCC-2025b chromosome 6, RoL_Fcin_1.0, whole genome shotgun sequence genomic sequence TCATCTTCTTCAGCAgcgcctcctcctccagcttTTTCATCCTGCGCTCCGTCTTCATCTTGCCCGAGCCCTTGCCGTGGAATCTGTGCGACAGCTGCCTGAAGGCCTCCTTGGGCGTCAGCTTGCGACCGGACTCGTCCACGTACTCGATCTTGACATCGGGTTTGTAGCCGTCTTTGTCCTTGAAGTCCTGCGTGAAGCCGCGGTACTCCTCGCGGCGGCTGTACTTGTCGTCGAAGCCCATCTTGTCCTCGATGCAGTAGTTGTCGTTGGGCAGGGCGCCTTTGGTGGCTTTGACGCGCGCCACTTTTTGCATCTCCGTCTCCAGCAGTCCTTTATTCTTGCACAAGTGCAAGGCGGCGGCCAGGCCCGAGTTGACGATGGGCTCCTCGTCCAGAATGGTGGCGGAGGCGGTGGCGAAGTCGGGATGCTTCGGCTCCTCGTCCAGGTTGACGCTGCTCCAGCCGATGTTGTCCTCGGCGTCCGAGTTGGAGCCGCTGGCGCCGTCCCGCTCTTCTTCCTGCTCAAAGTCCATCATGTCCTCCTGGTCCTCGCGGTTGCCCGACAGGCCGTAGGTGGGGATGTCGCCCAGCGTCCGGCAAAACTCGGACGTGGCGTTGAAGACGATGTTGTTGCGCTTCTCCGCGTCCTTGTCGCCGTCGCCCTTGGAGAGCCGCTTCACCCGCTCGGCGATCTTCTCGCCGGAGTCCTTGAGGAGCCGCTTCTGCCTCAGCTTCCTCTGCTTCTCCAGCTGCTTCTGCAGCTCCTGCTCGGCCTCATCCTCTTCCATGACGCTGGGCTCGGGCGGCGTGAAGTCCTCGTCGTCGCTGATGTCCATTTCCGCCGTGCGGATGTCGTCGGACGTTTGCGGCGCCGCTGTCGCCGTCGCCACCTCGTGCGGCCACCTGCCGCTGTTCTCCTCGTCGTCTTCGTAGTCCGCTTTGCGGCCACGCCCCCGCGTCCTGGAGCCGAAGTCCGACTTGCGCGTGTCGTCCAGGAGCAAGAAGTCGGCCACTGTCGTTTTCTCCTTCTTCCGGATTTTCTTCACGCGCCGCTTGGTCTTTTTGAAGCCCACCATCTCCTGGGGCAAGTAGTACTCGGACGCAATCGCGAGCGAGGGCATCTCCAAGGACTGCGCCTGGCTGCGGAGTGTCTCCCGCATGGCCTGCAGCTCCCGCTCCCGCTCGCCGTCGGCCACGCCGCCCGCCTTCAAGCGGAAGCTTTTCTTCTTTTCGCCGTCGATCTCCTCGTCATATTTGGACAGCACCACGCGCGGCTTGAATGTCACCATGTCGTCCAcgctctcctcctcctcgtacGGCTTGTAGTcgggcttcttcttcttcagctcGACGTTCTTGTCCGCCTTCTCCTTGTCCACCAGCCCCACGTTCTCCAgcacgtcctcctcctcctcgagcACACCTTTGTCCTGCAGCGTGAGGACGACCGTCTGGCCTTCGCCGAAGGAGTCCACTTTGTGCTGCACTTTAAGACCTTTCAGATCTCGCGCTGTGTATGCGGTGTTTTTCCGCCCTTGCCCGAACTCCTCCTCCACCAGGTTGCTCACGCCAAACTCCTGGTCCATCTCCTCCAGGAGTTTGGCTCTCTTCTCCGCCATCTCTTTATCCTTTGCCGCTTTCCGGCTCTTCTCCACCCAGGCGGCTGTGTCCTCCAGCCAGTCGTCCTCAGCCAGGGTCTTGACTTTGCCAAGTTTCTGGTTCAGTAGGCGCTTCTCCTTCATGGCAGCCAGTTTCTCCTTGATGTCTTTCTGCTTCTGGATGAGAGCCGGGTTGATGGTCTCCGCCACCAGCGGCTCTTCCTTGGTGCCGAGTTCCTTCTTGTTGTCGTTCAACTCGAGCGGTTTCAGGCCCAGCTTGGCTCGGAGCTTGTTGGTCTCCTCGATGCTGAGAGATGCATCTCCACTGGCGGACTGAGCTTGCGTCTCACCGTTTCCCTCCTCGTACATCTTATCAATTTTCTCCTTCTTGATGCGTGGCTCCCCGCCGCTTCTCTCGGTTTTGCTGCGGCTATCGCGTCCGCTCCTGTCCCTGGACGCGGACCGCTTTCGTCTGTCCTTCTCCCGAGTGCCATCTCGGTCCGACGCGTCTCTGTCGCGCTCCTTGCGGCGATGTTTCTTGTGCTCGCGACGGCGATCCTCGGCTTCCCTGTCGCGACTCTTTTCCTTATGCTTCTTGGACGAACCCATTGTTATTTCCTCTGTGGTGACAAGTTAGGAATAATTTTTCGCTTATCTTGACTATGAGCAAGTGATTACAAATTGACGCTAGCTCGGAGTTGCTAACGCGCTAGCATAGGCGATTTGCCCCAATGGAAGACTTTTACTCACTCAGCAAGCGGCCAAAAAGGAATCGCCGCCCGTTGATCGACACTATGCAAAGCTAAGCCAAGATAAGTGAGCTAATGAGTCATTTAGGCTCAATTTTGAGTTTTCGTCCAAGCTCCGTCCGACGAAGCGCGGACGACACGGTCACGTTGGAGAAGTCACTTCCGGTTGTTAAAGTTAATTGACTGCCATCTACAGGACAGGC encodes the following:
- the sart1 gene encoding U4/U6.U5 tri-snRNP-associated protein 1, with amino-acid sequence MGSSKKHKEKSRDREAEDRRREHKKHRRKERDRDASDRDGTREKDRRKRSASRDRSGRDSRSKTERSGGEPRIKKEKIDKMYEEGNGETQAQSASGDASLSIEETNKLRAKLGLKPLELNDNKKELGTKEEPLVAETINPALIQKQKDIKEKLAAMKEKRLLNQKLGKVKTLAEDDWLEDTAAWVEKSRKAAKDKEMAEKRAKLLEEMDQEFGVSNLVEEEFGQGRKNTAYTARDLKGLKVQHKVDSFGEGQTVVLTLQDKGVLEEEEDVLENVGLVDKEKADKNVELKKKKPDYKPYEEEESVDDMVTFKPRVVLSKYDEEIDGEKKKSFRLKAGGVADGERERELQAMRETLRSQAQSLEMPSLAIASEYYLPQEMVGFKKTKRRVKKIRKKEKTTVADFLLLDDTRKSDFGSRTRGRGRKADYEDDEENSGRWPHEVATATAAPQTSDDIRTAEMDISDDEDFTPPEPSVMEEDEAEQELQKQLEKQRKLRQKRLLKDSGEKIAERVKRLSKGDGDKDAEKRNNIVFNATSEFCRTLGDIPTYGLSGNREDQEDMMDFEQEEERDGASGSNSDAEDNIGWSSVNLDEEPKHPDFATASATILDEEPIVNSGLAAALHLCKNKGLLETEMQKVARVKATKGALPNDNYCIEDKMGFDDKYSRREEYRGFTQDFKDKDGYKPDVKIEYVDESGRKLTPKEAFRQLSHRFHGKGSGKMKTERRMKKLEEEALLKKMSSSDTPLGTVALLQEKQKSQKTPYIVLSGSGKSMNANTITK